A stretch of the Uranotaenia lowii strain MFRU-FL chromosome 3, ASM2978415v1, whole genome shotgun sequence genome encodes the following:
- the LOC129756159 gene encoding uncharacterized protein LOC129756159: MKSSTAVSVTCMVLLGLTLASVANAAKSAPKSPTDAATGPVLEARAFPSLSTVEYRGAYASIPPMGQSIEDHLRLCEIVIHALESELPRKSVFRSLFLDKVRLSSGFDKQFRFSYYDIIKNRIDDTA; the protein is encoded by the coding sequence ATGAAGTCCTCAACCGCCGTCTCAGTCACTTGCATGGTCCTGCTGGGCCTTACTTTGGCTTCGGTTGCAAATGCGGCGAAATCGGCCCCCAAATCCCCGACAGATGCAGCCACTGGCCCAGTTCTGGAGGCACGTGCCTTCCCTAGTCTTTCCACGGTTGAATATCGGGGTGCGTACGCCAGTATTCCGCCAATGGGCCAATCGATCGAGGACCATCTGCGATTATGTGAAATCGTTATTCACGCCCTCGAGAGCGAACTGCCCCGGAAGTCCGTCTTCAGGTCCCTGTTCCTGGACAAGGTGCGCCTCTCTTCTGGCTTCGACAAACAGTTCAGATTCTCCTACTACGACATCATCAAGAACCGGATCGACGACACGGCATAA